A window of the Lepus europaeus isolate LE1 chromosome 5, mLepTim1.pri, whole genome shotgun sequence genome harbors these coding sequences:
- the TRIM45 gene encoding E3 ubiquitin-protein ligase TRIM45 isoform X1 codes for MLGTNVGTMSEHGKPPMGLVRKLPSGTALGGSGKTHCPSCLALFKAPRLLPCLHTVCTQCLEQLEPFSVVDIRGGDSDSSSEGSMFQELKPRSVQPQTGILCPVCDAQVDLPVGGVKALTLDHLAMNDVMLESLRGEGQGLVCDLCSDREVEKRCQTCKANLCHFCCQAHRRQKKTSSHTMVDLKDLKGSSGVGRPIPCATHPAEELRLFCELCDQPVCRDCVVGEHREHPCDFTSNVIQKHGHSVRQLLRGTQPHMEALEEALAQIRGLSSALQERVEAVAADVRAFSEGYIKAIEEHRDKLLKQLDDIRVQKENSLQLQKAQLEQLLADMRTGVEFTEHLLASGSDLEVLITKGVVVERLRKLNKVEYSARPGVNDKICFSPQEKAGQCRGYEVYGAINTKEVDPAKCVLQGEDLHRAREKQTASFTLLCKDSAGESMGRGGDDIHVAVVPKDKKDSAVRTVVQDNKDGTYYVSYTPKEPGLYTVWVCVKEQHVQGSPFTVTVRRKHRPHPGVFHCCTFCSSGGQKTAHCACGGTMPGGYQGCGHGHRGHPGRPHWSCCGKFAEKSECSCAGGQTAPRGLLRTVAL; via the exons ATGCTAGGCACAAACGTGGGGACTATGTCAGAACACGGGAAGCCACCGATGGGCTTGGTGCGCAAACTTCCCAGCGGGACTGCACTTGGGGGCTCGGGCAAGACCCACTGCCCTTCGTGCTTGGCGCTTTTCAAAGCCCCCAGGCTCTTGCCTTGTTTGCACACGGTCTGCACCCAGTGTCTGGAGCAGTTGGAACCCTTCTCGGTAGTGGATATCCGAGGGGGAGACTCCGACAGCAGCTCTGAGGGGTCCATGTTCCAGGAACTCAAGCCGCGCAGTGTGCAGCCGCAGACTGGCATCCTCTGTCCGGTATGTGATGCCCAGGTGGACCTGCCCGTGGGTGGAGTGAAGGCTTTAACCCTAGACCACCTGGCCATGAATGATGTGATGCTGGAGAGCCTGCGTGGGGAAGGCCAGGGCCTGGTGTGTGACCTGTGCAGCGACAGGGAGGTGGAGAAGAGGTGTCAGACCTGCAAAGCCAACCTCTGCCACTTCTGCTGCCAGGCTCATAG GCGGCAGAAGAAAACAAGCTCCCACACCATGGTGGATCTGAAGGACCTGAAAGGCTCCAGCGGGGTTGGGAGGCCCATCCCGTGCGCCACCCACCCTGCCGAGGAGCTGAGGCTGTTCTGTGAGCTCTGTGACCAGCCGGTGTGCCGGGACTGCGTGGTGGGGGAGCACCGAGAGCACCCCTGTGACTTCACCAGCAACGTCATCCAGAAGCACGGCCACTCCGTACGGCAGCTTCTCAGAGGCACCCAGCCCCACATGGAGGCCCTGGAGGAAGCGCTGGCCCAGATCAGAGGCCTCAGCAGCGCCCTCCAGGAGCGGGTAGAGGCCGTGGCAGCTGATGTCCGGGCCTTCTCCGAGGGCTACATCAAGGCCATCGAGGAGCACCGGGATAAGCTGCTGAAGCAGCTGGATGACATCCGGGTCCAGAAGGAGAACTCGCTGCAGCTGCAGAAGGCacagctggagcagctgctggcAGATATGCGGACTGGAGTGGAGTTCACCGAGCACTTGCTAGCCAGTGGCTCGGACTTGGAGGTCCTCATCACCAAGGGCGTGGTGGTAGAACGGCTCAGGAAGCTGAACAAAGTCGAGTATAGCGCCCGGCCCGGAGTGAATGATAAGATCTGCTTCTCTCCTCAGGAGAaagcaggccagtgccgtggctacGAAGTTTATGGGGCCATTAATACCAAAGAGGTTGATCCAGCCAAATGTGTTCTTCAGGGAGAAG ATCTCCACAGAGCCCGAGAGAAACAGACAGCCTCTTTCACCCTGCTGTGTAAGGACTCTGCAGGAGAGAGCATGGGCAGGGGAGGAGACGACATTCATGTCGCCGTTGTCCCGAAGGATAAGAAAGACAG TGCAGTCAGAACGGTGGTCCAGGATAACAAGGACGGAACATACTACGTCTCCTACACCCCCAAGGAGCCTGGCCTGTACACCGTGTGGGTCTGTGTCAAAGAGCAGCACGTGCAG GGCTCCCCATTCACTGTGACGGTGAGGAGGAAGCACCGCCCACACCCAGGTGTATTTCATTGCTGTACCTTCTGCTCCAGTGGAGGACAGAAAACGGCTCACTGTGCCTGTGGCGGGACCATGCCAG GTGGCTACCAAGGCTGTGGCCACGGACACAGAGGCCACCCAGGTCGTCCCCACTGGTCATGCTGTGGAAAGTTTGCTGAGAAGTCCGAGTGCTCGTGCGCAGGTGGGCAGACCGCACCGAGGGGTCTGCTCAGGACCGTGGCGCTCTGA
- the TRIM45 gene encoding E3 ubiquitin-protein ligase TRIM45 isoform X2 yields MLGTNVGTMSEHGKPPMGLVRKLPSGTALGGSGKTHCPSCLALFKAPRLLPCLHTVCTQCLEQLEPFSVVDIRGGDSDSSSEGSMFQELKPRSVQPQTGILCPVCDAQVDLPVGGVKALTLDHLAMNDVMLESLRGEGQGLVCDLCSDREVEKRCQTCKANLCHFCCQAHRRQKKTSSHTMVDLKDLKGSSGVGRPIPCATHPAEELRLFCELCDQPVCRDCVVGEHREHPCDFTSNVIQKHGHSVRQLLRGTQPHMEALEEALAQIRGLSSALQERVEAVAADVRAFSEGYIKAIEEHRDKLLKQLDDIRVQKENSLQLQKAQLEQLLADMRTGVEFTEHLLASGSDLEVLITKGVVVERLRKLNKVEYSARPGVNDKICFSPQEKAGQCRGYEVYGAINTKEVDPAKCVLQGEDLHRAREKQTASFTLLCKDSAGESMGRGGDDIHVAVVPKDKKDSAVRTVVQDNKDGTYYVSYTPKEPGLYTVWVCVKEQHVQGSPFTVTVRRKHRPHPGVFHCCTFCSSGGQKTAHCACGGTMPDGCSGES; encoded by the exons ATGCTAGGCACAAACGTGGGGACTATGTCAGAACACGGGAAGCCACCGATGGGCTTGGTGCGCAAACTTCCCAGCGGGACTGCACTTGGGGGCTCGGGCAAGACCCACTGCCCTTCGTGCTTGGCGCTTTTCAAAGCCCCCAGGCTCTTGCCTTGTTTGCACACGGTCTGCACCCAGTGTCTGGAGCAGTTGGAACCCTTCTCGGTAGTGGATATCCGAGGGGGAGACTCCGACAGCAGCTCTGAGGGGTCCATGTTCCAGGAACTCAAGCCGCGCAGTGTGCAGCCGCAGACTGGCATCCTCTGTCCGGTATGTGATGCCCAGGTGGACCTGCCCGTGGGTGGAGTGAAGGCTTTAACCCTAGACCACCTGGCCATGAATGATGTGATGCTGGAGAGCCTGCGTGGGGAAGGCCAGGGCCTGGTGTGTGACCTGTGCAGCGACAGGGAGGTGGAGAAGAGGTGTCAGACCTGCAAAGCCAACCTCTGCCACTTCTGCTGCCAGGCTCATAG GCGGCAGAAGAAAACAAGCTCCCACACCATGGTGGATCTGAAGGACCTGAAAGGCTCCAGCGGGGTTGGGAGGCCCATCCCGTGCGCCACCCACCCTGCCGAGGAGCTGAGGCTGTTCTGTGAGCTCTGTGACCAGCCGGTGTGCCGGGACTGCGTGGTGGGGGAGCACCGAGAGCACCCCTGTGACTTCACCAGCAACGTCATCCAGAAGCACGGCCACTCCGTACGGCAGCTTCTCAGAGGCACCCAGCCCCACATGGAGGCCCTGGAGGAAGCGCTGGCCCAGATCAGAGGCCTCAGCAGCGCCCTCCAGGAGCGGGTAGAGGCCGTGGCAGCTGATGTCCGGGCCTTCTCCGAGGGCTACATCAAGGCCATCGAGGAGCACCGGGATAAGCTGCTGAAGCAGCTGGATGACATCCGGGTCCAGAAGGAGAACTCGCTGCAGCTGCAGAAGGCacagctggagcagctgctggcAGATATGCGGACTGGAGTGGAGTTCACCGAGCACTTGCTAGCCAGTGGCTCGGACTTGGAGGTCCTCATCACCAAGGGCGTGGTGGTAGAACGGCTCAGGAAGCTGAACAAAGTCGAGTATAGCGCCCGGCCCGGAGTGAATGATAAGATCTGCTTCTCTCCTCAGGAGAaagcaggccagtgccgtggctacGAAGTTTATGGGGCCATTAATACCAAAGAGGTTGATCCAGCCAAATGTGTTCTTCAGGGAGAAG ATCTCCACAGAGCCCGAGAGAAACAGACAGCCTCTTTCACCCTGCTGTGTAAGGACTCTGCAGGAGAGAGCATGGGCAGGGGAGGAGACGACATTCATGTCGCCGTTGTCCCGAAGGATAAGAAAGACAG TGCAGTCAGAACGGTGGTCCAGGATAACAAGGACGGAACATACTACGTCTCCTACACCCCCAAGGAGCCTGGCCTGTACACCGTGTGGGTCTGTGTCAAAGAGCAGCACGTGCAG GGCTCCCCATTCACTGTGACGGTGAGGAGGAAGCACCGCCCACACCCAGGTGTATTTCATTGCTGTACCTTCTGCTCCAGTGGAGGACAGAAAACGGCTCACTGTGCCTGTGGCGGGACCATGCCAG atggctgcagtggcgagagctga